Sequence from the Rutidosis leptorrhynchoides isolate AG116_Rl617_1_P2 chromosome 3, CSIRO_AGI_Rlap_v1, whole genome shotgun sequence genome:
tataaattatattaaattcacatgcatagttgacttgtaatttttgttccgataagtcgtacgtcgtcacttgacttatgtcccggttccggtttttcgaatgtcctttcgtacatttagaaaacttgcattttacgtttcgtgtcacgtacctttgtcaaaatatagccttaaattatccataaactataccactcatagtatatcttaaactttcgaatgttttggtcatttacttctatcaatcatcgtctcgttatttgttaaaatacattttaaaatagtgtttactgtagcaaagttactgtagcaaggttaatttttactgtagcaattcacggtagcaaagtcaatttcactgtagcaaatagtgattttcgaaaacactgtagcattctgggtactgtagcaatttgaaaataatgtagcaaattagtgttttactggttcatcttaaacgctttagttaacttatctgaatatcaattgaatcaataaacgaatgttactatcgtttactaaataactttaaatcacatatattcaattagatatataaaccaataagtttaatgtacggtatcatgcaattaaaacattgttaccttttcaagttatagtatatatgtatctatttacatataattgttcgcgaatcgtcgaaaacaatcgaagggtatttaaatatataaaagtagttcaaaaattttgagattcagttttacagactttgcttatcgtgtcggaaatgttaatcatacaaagattaagtttaaatttagtcgaaatttctgggtcatcacagttggttaaTGGTAAGAAAAAATTGTTGAATTATGTTCTGAAATTGCAATTTCAAATAATGGAACTGGGAAGGAGGTGGCGAGCAGGAATTGTAGCCGTAATACTTTTGGTAGGAACAAATATATTCAAAAGAGCTTTGAATTATCTAGCTAATAAGATGGCCAAAACAGTTGGCGTCAAATGTAGTGTTGAGATAGAAAAGGTACGCAGTAAACTAATTGAAACTAACTTTGTTACTGTCATTCAGAGTAATTTATATTGTCATGTTTAcattgttttattttatttaagctATACAGTTAATTTGTTATGTTTTGTCATTGGTTCTATTTGGTTATGTTAAATTACAATGTATTTAAGGTATGTATGCAGATGGATTGAGGTATGGTTATACAATGCCAAAAGAAATCAATGTGAAGACCTAATAGCTGCTGGTATTACACACGAAGCAAAGGTAGTGAGATATTGCAAAGACATGTTATACTTCTAATGTTATTGTGATTGACATGGATGGAACAATACCTGAAGTTATGAGGCTGACAAAGCAGACACGACAGCCAAAGCGAGTGCGATTTTCAGGTATTTATTCAACTAATCTATCCTCAAACCTATAAGTGTGAAACTATTTGTGTTATTGTATTTTCATTTTATGTTAACACCTTAACATATTTTTGCAATCATCAAAATGATCAATCCCTTGGGTTTCTAATATTTGGTTTGATCAGTCCCAAACATCAAATTTCCAACATTGATCATATAATTATTGTTCAATAACAAAGTGGCACCAATAAACTTCGACTTGGTTAACTTGAGCCAGATTTTCATCTTAAGTAGTTATGAGAGTCATGTGTAACTTGAGGTTTGAGGATAGAATGATACATAATTCTACTAAGCCTGAAAAGGGAAAATCATCTCATAAAACCTAATAAGACACAttcaaataaattaaaataatgggTTGATTATTGAGAATGTATTTAATGAGATATGGCTGAATGATTATTTGAATTTGAAGTGGGTTTGGTTATTGAATTTGAGCCTTTGTAGAGCATAAGGGATGACATGGAAATATGAAATGCTTTTGTATTTTTATCTTTTTTAATATTTGTATTAAGTTTGGTTTGATGTTAGTCATTTTAGTGATCTTCATTGTACGTGTTTGGGACGTACACTAAAAACGTCTCACCCCTTTGTAACTTTTAGCTTTTATTATATATACAACGTTATTCTATGATTTGTTTCTATTACTGGCAAACTATTCaaataatataaaatatcaatttatgaatttttaaatttattCTTGATTAGTCCTATAAAAAAGTCTGGCGAATTTGCGGGCATTAAGCTAGTAGATAGATTATGAAAACCTAAGTTAACAGAGGCTAAAAAGCCGAGTTTGCCCTTCTCATACAAATACAATTCATAATTTAGGGTTTCATTTCAATAACGTTATACTGATAGTCTGCGCCGTCGCCACTATTCGCCGGAACAACCACCTAAGGTATATCGTTCTCTGTCAATCCCTACCGCTCATTACCTTCTCAGTCGTATATTCTACTTTTGAATTTTACATAAATAACTTATAAATATGCTACTGGATTTGATCGATTGCTGGTCTCGTTTTCCCTTCATTACGATTGTTTATGTTACTGTATGATTTTTTATCTTGACTTTTTATAAGAAATCAGTCTAATCTTTGTCTATCGTTTCAACCGTACATACTTGTAATGTGTTATCGTATAGCTAATCCTTGATTAACGTTTGTTCGATGCGTTTCGAAAACACCTCTATGTACTTGTTGATGTCTATTTATAAACATGTGTAATGATATTTTGTTTACTTGATTAATTATAGATTGGGATAAACGACTAGTTGGGGCTAAAGAATGGGGCGTGTTCGTACCAAGACCGTTAAGAAATCGTCAAGGGTGGTAATCGAGAGGTACTATGGAAAGATGACACTGGACTTTCACACAAACAAGAAGATTTTGGAGGAAGTTGCCATCATTCCATCCAAACGTTTGAGGAACAAGATTGCAGGTTTCTCTACTCATCTTATGAAGCGTATTCAGAAAGGACCGGTTAGGGGTATTTCGTTGAAGCTTCAAGAGGAAGAAAGAGAGCGTCGAATGGACTTTGTGCCTGATGAGTCAGCTATCAGGACTGATTTGATCGAGGTCGATAAGGAAACTATTGAAATGCTTACTGCTCTTGGCATGGGTGATCTTCCTGGGGTCGTTAAGGCTTCTGTTGAGCCACAGGCTGTGGCGTCTGTTCCTTCTTTTGGCAGGGGCGGTGGTGCGGGTGGGTTTGCTAAGAGATATTAGAAACATTCTTTGAGTATTTCTCGTTTTATAGAATATTTTGTTACACAATTTCTTTAGTTTTATGGGCGACTGGTATTTTTGAGGTTGTATTTTTGATTATTGGAATATATTTATTGCTCTTTCACCTCTTTTTGCTTATGTTGCTTTTATGATATGTGTTTTCATCTCATTGTTATGATGGTCTGTTTGAAAGTGGTAATCTCAACTTGACTTCTTCATGCATAAACTGTTCCCTTGATTGAGTCGGATTTGTGCAGAATGAATATGGCGGCCTATCTTCTTATGGGAGGCCTAGATAACCCGCTCAAATTTTGGCCTCTTCAACGGATCGGCTGGATGGTTATTAGTTTTATCTGCTTTTGAACATATTTGCTTGAGCGAATTACTTTTGCCCTAAATAAATTCACAGTAAACCACTCTGCGTCACCTGGTAAATAATAAGTAGTACTCCGTATGTTAGCGTGTCAGTAGCTTGTTAGTGAGGTGGATGACGATGTTAATGATTACTTAATTGAAGAATTAAAAACCCTCTGACAATAAAACCTTTTTATTTTGGGATGGATCACCCTTTTGGGAGTATTTTCATTTCAATGTACAGCCTTAAACCATTTTTAAccctgcctgtgacgtcacaggcagattgttcactttttggccaaaaagtgcaatctgcctCTGACGTGGCAGTGTCACCCTCTGACACCAAAATAATCCTGACGCCCCTCCAGTGTCAAATAGGTCCCAccagttttattttttctttttcttttttattttattatgcatacaaattatattacatataattaaaaaacatataaaaattaaccattacataaattttaaccattacataaaattcAACCTTTACATAAATTATTGAGTTTGATGTgttaaaaatgataggttttgatgggtttatatagaaaagaatataaataattcaaataaaaaaaacaaaacaaaaatcatttgaatgaaagtgttaaaataagagaaaaaattgagtttgatgtgttaaaaatgataggttttgatggtttatatataaaagaaaataaataatttaaataaataaaaaaaaacaaaaacaaaaaaaaaaatatttgaatgaaagtgttaaaatgagagaaAATATTGAGTTTGGTGGGTTAAAAATGATGGGTTTTGATGTGTTTATATAGAAAAgaataaaaataatttaaataaaaaaaataaacaaaattaaAATCATCAAAATACGTGGACCAATCAGAAACCCTGACGCCTTTTTTTTCCGTGAGAAAGTTGACTGACGTCCCACGTCAGCCGTAACGCCCCACTAGGGGCGTCACCCACTGCCAGCGCGTCTGACGGGACCCCTCTGACGCCGCGTTAAAAATGGTCTTAGTTTTATTAAGTACCCGACACTTGTATATAACTTTGAAGTACATAACTTAATTGAAGTATAACTTTGAAGTTGTTGAATTGAATTCTGTAATGTATGTGATTTGACTTAATTAATGCATTGGAAATCTTAAATTCCTGTGTATTTATGGTAGAACTTGAACAGACACCAAACAACAGTTACCAGATAGCAACAGTTGCAACCTTTGAGCGGTACATCTAATGGCATTTAAATATAAGTACGCTGGTATGGGCTAAGCTTGTGCATAATCTTTTCTTTTTCAACTAGACTAGAATATATTTTTTACTTGAAAAATGTCAGCTACAGGTAAAGTTCCAGCAGTTGGTATTGACCTTGGAACCACTTATTCTTGTGTGGCTGTTTGGCACCATAACCGTATTGAGATCATAGCAAATGATCAAGGTAACCGAACCACCCCCTCATGTGTCGCCTTCAATGAAACCGAACGTTTGGTCGGTGATGCTGCCAAGAATCAGGCTGCATATAACCCCACCAACACCATCTTCGGTTAGTTACTTTTTGTTCTTTATGAGTATTACTATAATGAGCTTTTGTCATTTCTGTGTACATTTAAACAAACACTTGTTTTGCTTTGTTACATTTACAGATGTTAAGCGCTTAATTGGAAGAAGGGCAAGTGATGAAACTGTTAGAGAAGACATGAAGACGTGGCCTTTTCAAGTGGTGGCTGGGGTAGATGACAAACCAAAAATTGTAGTCACTTACAAAGGCGAAAAGAAGGAGTTTGCTGCTGAAGAGATATCTTCGATGGTATTAGTAAAGATGAAATCGGTTGCTGAGACATTTCTTGGGTCAACAGTTGAAAAGGCAGTTGTAACTGTTCCTGCCTATTTCAATGACTCTCAACGGCAATCAACGAAGGATGCTGCAAAGGTCGCCGGGCTCGATGTTCTGCGCATCGTTAATGAACCTACAGCTGCTGCTATTGCTTATGCTCTTGACAAGAGAGCTGGTATTGATGGCAAGATGAATGTATTGGTTTTTGACTTGGGTGGTGGCACCTTTGACGTTTCTATTCTTAGTATTGATAAAAAGGGAGTTATTGAGGTTAAAGCTACGGCTGGCGATACACATTTGGGAGGTGAAGATTTTGATAACAGAATGGTGAATCATTTTGTCAGACAATTCAAGAGGAAACATAACATTGACATTAGTAAGAATGTAAAAGCTTTGGGTAGGTTAAGGGTTCATTGTGAGAGAGCAAAGAGTATTATTTCGACCGCTATTCAGACAAACATTGATATTGATTGCTTGTGTAACACTATTGATTTTTCAGCAAATTTTACAAGGGCCAAGTTTGATGAACTTAACTTGGATTTGTTTGAGAAGTGTATCGAGACATTGAGAAATTGTTTGAATGATGCAAATATGAGTAAGGATAGCATCGATGAAGTGGTTCTTGTTGGGGGGTCCATCAGGATTCCAAAGGTACAAGGATTGTTGCAGGGCTTTTTCAATGGGAAGTCACTTTGCCAACGGATCAATCCTGACGAGGCTGTTGCGTATGGGGCTGGAGTTCTAGCTGCAAACTTAAGTAACATGGGTGATGAAGATGTGAAGGATCTGACGTTAATTGATGTCACACCTTTGTCACTTGGTGTTGAATGTAAGGGAGATGTTATGGTTGTTTTGATTCCAAGAAATTCACCAATTCCAACCAAGAAGGAAAATAATTTCACCACAGCTCGCGACCACCAAACTTCGGTGGATATTTGTGTGTATCAAGGTGAGAGATCCATAAGTAGGGAGAACTATTTTTTGGGAGAAATTAGGCTGTCTGGTCTGCCATCTGCTCTTGAGGGGGAAGTCAAGATTAAGGTATGCTTTGAGATAGATGCCAATGGGATTTTGAATGTTTCGGCCAGAGAAATAACAACTGGGATAAACAAGGCAATCAAGATAACTAATAATGGTAGTCTGTCAACAGTAGAGATTGAGAAGATGATTGAAGATGCTGAACGATATAAATTTGAGGATGAAGCTCACGTAAAGAAGGTGAAGGCACATGAAGCTCTAGAAACATACGTTTATAAATTAAGAACCAAAATAAAGGATTACAAGGTTCGATTGAGGCTTAGACGGACGGGGATTAGTGTGAAAGACTTGGAAGATACACAACATAAGATTGAGGAGGTGATTGAGTGGCTTGATGAGAACTCGGATGCTGAAATTGCTGAGTTAAAGGACATAGAAGTGGAGCTTCTTGATATATGCAGAAGAATGAAGTTGAATCTTGTGTTGAAAAAGTAAGGTTATCACATGTGAAAATACACTTATTTGGCTGTCCTGAAATGTACCGTCTTTAAATTTATTAATCGGTCAGTTACATTATATGCCAAAGAAGGATATTACTGTTAAGAATTGTCTTCCATGGTTTTACATTCCTATGCACGATACTTGAATCTACAACTCTAATCGAAAATGTAGTTTAAAATGTAAGGAATTATGGATCCGAACATCGCAAGTGATTTCGCCAAATCAAGCACCAACAATCAACAAATGTATAAAATAAACTCGGAAAAATAAATCAACACAAACGAATTCGGTAGTTATATCCAATCGGTGTAAACGATTTAGTCTACGGCAAATTATAGAGTTATTCTCAATATTTTTACGCTCCCGGGTTAGAATACAATAGAATTTAATAATTTAGGAAGCCTACATAATGAAAACCAAATCCAACATCAAAACTAGGCTCAAAATTCGGAACCAAAAACTTAGATCAACGCAATCCCTTTGAGATCAGAATTTCTGTTTCCACCCAAACAAAATCTCCATTTGAATCTTGGTTTACGATCTTGATTTCTTTGTTCTCGCAACTTGTTTCGTTCTAGCTACATACCACAACAATAAAGAGACACaagtaattatgattatgatacatATTATTTTCCGGCTAAAGTTACATATTGGCAAACCATCACAAGATGAATTAAAAGTTGACATCCAAATATTGTTGTCGTATATTTTCACAAAAAAATCATAGGTCTGGAAAAAAGCTAGAACGATTACGATATAATCCAGTTAGCCTCGTGTATATGAGAATAAGCAAATGTAATTGAAGCTTAGTTTTTTATGAATTATTATTACTGGAAAAAAGTTAGAAACGATTACGATATAATCCATTTAGAAACGATTATGACAAAAGGTATGTAAAATCATCTCTTCTAATCTCTATTTTCCTAACTTTGATAAAGTAATTTAACACTAACTTTATATTTAACCGATATAACTGTATatacaccattattattattattacacttaataTTCTAATTCTATCCTAATTTTAACTATCTCACCACTGCCCCACTAAGTACCCACTTTTTTccagaaaaaattacgccgttggtcACTAATGTTTACTCCAAATTTCATATTAACCACTAATGTTTGTTTTGAATATGACTGATCACCCAAGTTTGTAAAAGTTTCATTGTTGATCACCCATTCAAAATTCTGTCATAAAAAGCCCGTTAGTTAGATCACATGTTTTACACGTGAGGGTATA
This genomic interval carries:
- the LOC139899903 gene encoding heat shock cognate 70 kDa protein-like, whose product is MSATGKVPAVGIDLGTTYSCVAVWHHNRIEIIANDQGNRTTPSCVAFNETERLVGDAAKNQAAYNPTNTIFDVKRLIGRRASDETVREDMKTWPFQVVAGVDDKPKIVVTYKGEKKEFAAEEISSMVLVKMKSVAETFLGSTVEKAVVTVPAYFNDSQRQSTKDAAKVAGLDVLRIVNEPTAAAIAYALDKRAGIDGKMNVLVFDLGGGTFDVSILSIDKKGVIEVKATAGDTHLGGEDFDNRMVNHFVRQFKRKHNIDISKNVKALGRLRVHCERAKSIISTAIQTNIDIDCLCNTIDFSANFTRAKFDELNLDLFEKCIETLRNCLNDANMSKDSIDEVVLVGGSIRIPKVQGLLQGFFNGKSLCQRINPDEAVAYGAGVLAANLSNMGDEDVKDLTLIDVTPLSLGVECKGDVMVVLIPRNSPIPTKKENNFTTARDHQTSVDICVYQGERSISRENYFLGEIRLSGLPSALEGEVKIKVCFEIDANGILNVSAREITTGINKAIKITNNGSLSTVEIEKMIEDAERYKFEDEAHVKKVKAHEALETYVYKLRTKIKDYKVRLRLRRTGISVKDLEDTQHKIEEVIEWLDENSDAEIAELKDIEVELLDICRRMKLNLVLKK
- the LOC139895991 gene encoding small ribosomal subunit protein eS17 gives rise to the protein MGRVRTKTVKKSSRVVIERYYGKMTLDFHTNKKILEEVAIIPSKRLRNKIAGFSTHLMKRIQKGPVRGISLKLQEEERERRMDFVPDESAIRTDLIEVDKETIEMLTALGMGDLPGVVKASVEPQAVASVPSFGRGGGAGGFAKRY